The Yersinia entomophaga nucleotide sequence ATTACCTGTCTAGGTGGTTGAAGCCACTTATTAAGCGCCGGATTTTCGATGAGTCACCGGCATTGGGATAATAAGAAGGAGACGACCCTATGAAACTATGGCAGATAGTTGGCGGCGCAGCATTAACGGTAACCTTGGCGGGTTGCGCGAATCACGGCGCAGAAGTTCCTACCCAGACGGCAGCAAGCGCCGCAGCGACCTCGGCCGCTATCGCGCAGCCATCAGTCAGAGGTACCGTAAATATTCGCGAACGTGTGGCATTGCCACCTGACGCAGTCATTACGGTAACCTTGTCTGATGTTTCTTTGGCCGATGCTCCTTCCAAAGTGATTGCTCAGCGTGCAGTGCAAACCGACGGCAAGCAGGCACCTTTTACTTTCGTGCTGCCGTTTAATCCTGCGGAAATTACGCCTAACGCTCGGATTATCCTTAGCGCGGCGATAACTCAGAATGGCCAGTTATTATTTATCACTGATACCATTCAGGAAGTGATTAACCGTGGTCAGGGGACAAATGCGGATCTGGTATTAGTACCGGTAACCTCCGCGCCAATTCAGACTACACCTTAATCACCTTTGAGAATGACATAAAAGCAGGATGGAATAGATGCCAAGGCGTATTTTCCCATACTGCTTTTATCTTTCTGTTTTAATTTTCCGCTATTACCAACGCCAGGCAAATCGTTTAAGGTCGATATATCCTTGAACTTCAAAAGTGACACCTTCCGCTAGTAAGGCTTTTTGCTGACGCAAATAATCTTCGCCGCTTAGTGAGATTTCACCGTGGCGATTGACGACACGATGCCAGGGTAGGCTAGTGCCTTCCGGCAGGCGTTTCAGTACTCCACCGACCTGTCTGGCTGCCCGTGGCGAGCCGCACAGACGCGCGATGGTGCCATAGGTGGTCACCTGACCATAAGGAATGGCGGATACCACATGAAATACGCGCTGACGGAAACTATCTTCTTCCTGTTCCATACTCTGCGGAGCTCTTTTTAAATGAATGCGAGTGCCTGGAATTATTATCATGCAATATCCCCGGAGCTGCGAGAAACATATTTCTGACGGCCACTAGCCATTTGTTGGGCAAGAAACCACCAGTTGATGCGGGTTGTCTTGCTATTTAGCGGGGTATGGTCAATAATGCCCACCGCTTCGGAGTATCAGGAGCTGTCAATGGAGGCTCTGTTGGTTCTCCCGCAACACTAACTTGTGAACTCGGTCAGGTCCGGAAGGAAGCAGCCGCAGCAGGCGAGGTGTGTGCCGGGATGTAGCTGGCAGGGCCTCCACCAATTCTGGCCTAGCCTAAATCTCTCCTGTTTCTCATATATCGCCATTTACACCCAACGACTTATACCTGACTACTCCTACCTCACTACCCAGATGATTTAATCGCTTTCTTTAGGCTGTTGCAGCGATTTCACCAACGTTTGCTCTCTCCCCGTAGTTATCCTTTTAGCCTGTATCGTTTAACCGAGACAAAGGCACAATATGCTCAATACATTTTGTATTTAGATATCTCTCTTTGTCATCCCCATAGTTTATCAATGGCAAGAATGGATATTTTTAAAAAACTACGGGGAAAAAGCGTTGGGGTGTTTCTTATAAGAATTGAATTTTTAGCCACTAACCATAATACCTAAACCTTGAAGCTAACCATTATTGTTTTGGATAAAAGGCTATTTTTAACTGGATTTGACAAAATTAGATTAAAATATTGGCGTAAAGGGGTGTTGTACCGGGTTACGTAAATAACCGTACAGACAGAAAAGAGTTTTTACATAGTTTATGATAACCGTTAAATCATTACCCCATTGAAGCCGATAGGGTTATCGGCTCAACGTTGTTCGTCTTAACCAGCGCTAAGCGATTTACCTTACATACTTCCAAACACCCATAGGAATCTTATCATACAGTTTATTCATAGTTAGCTCAGCCAGGCGATGATCTGCGGCGGAGTAGAATAATTCCAGTTCGTCATCAGATAGTTCATACGTATTTTTTTCAATAACACGTTCTAAAGTGTCAATTGTTGTGCATTTTCTTAAACGCATCAGATAGTCAGTTTTGGTCATAATGGAAATTCTTCTCAATATATGAATAAAATATGAATAAAGAAATTATAGGGCACTATCCCTTAATTTTTCATCAGGGTACAGACGTATTCCCCTGAGAATAGTCTGAATAATCGGTCTTTTGTTTTCTGCCAGCGACGCAATTCCGGGTCATTAATTCCGTAACTACTAAACAGTGTATAAGTGTCGTCTAGATATTCCTCCACTAACTCGGAGAGGTCCGCTTCTTCCGCGTATTTTATTTTAAAACTCATCACAAATGAAGCTATATGCTCGATCAAATCATTTAACTGTAAATTTATCGCAGAAGTCGGATCGTTTACCCAGCCGTGGTGACTATCGCCTAATGTGGCAATACCTTCATCATACAAATTCTCACATAAGAATTTCAACTGAGCAATATCATGTCGCTTAGGTGAGTACTCATCCATATCATCCCCTCCGTTAACGCTTAATCGGTGCGATAACACATAGTGAGTAGACTGATAATCATTATACGAACAGGTAAACAGCCAGAAAGTAAATAAGTCTGTCGTATACAAATATAAATCATTTTTTCAGTCACTGCTCTATCTTTATTACTTAATCTTACAATTCATCAGCGGTAGAGGGTTTGTCGTAATCTATTATATCAAAGATTATTTTTTCAGGATGTACAATAAATGTTACAGCGTTAGTAATGTAATCTTGGGTGTTGATATCAAGACAGGCGTTAAAAATATACCATTGATAACGGTAAGTCATTGAATAATCGTTAAGCTGAATGTTTTTAATCTCAAGAATTTCTAATGAGCCTGCAGCGTAGCGTGCATCTTCGGAATAATACATTAGCCCAGACGTCAGGTTTTCTTCAATCGTGCTGATATTATCTTTTATTACCTCACTCAGTTGTGAAACAGAGCTGAGGCAGCGGGAGAAGTCTCCTCGGATTTCCTTGTTCATTAATTGTTCGCTTATGGGCTAATTAATTTATTTAATGTATCAAAACTCAAGGGCAGGGAGTGAACCTGCTGATACAGCCTGTTGTCCATGAGATTTAAGTGGTTTTTGAATAATTCGAATAAGTAATATTATTAATCAAATAAACAGCTTAGCAATGTAGTGTAATACGTCAGAAGAGACTTAATATTGTTTAATCTTGACGAGTGAGAGTCATGGCTTCCTAATATTTCCCGATTATTGCACTGTGAGTAGAAGAAAAATTTAAGACTAAATTCATCTGTTGAGCGGTTAATGTGAAGGGAAGCCCATGATGGAGGGACGCAGCCTTACACATGGGCAACTAAAGATCATTCGATATTGCTATCATTACCCTTCCGAATACGAAACAGTATAGCTGGCTAACCCGGTGTCATTTGGTAAAGATAATTTAATTTACTGTTACGAATTATTTTAAATTAAATTAGATGCCATTTACAGTTTAAACCATAATTTTTTGCCTGCTATTGCCATAGGCCTCCCACTCTAGACTCTTCTCCCTGATTCTCCTTTCTCCGCGTTATCTCACTCTTTGTTACCTAAATTATGCATCAATATCATCTTGAGTATTGAATCTGACAACTTGATGTGATGTTATATTGTATCAATAATGACTCACTGATATCTTCCTATGTGCCAATCCCATCACCATAAAGCGTCGCTTTCTGTACCGAATCGAACGCTATTTTCAATTTCTTCATGGCTGCGCGCGTTCGGCATGATAACCGTGCTGATCTTATTGTGGTCAGCCATTTATTGGGCGAATGCACTGCCATGATCACTTTGCAACAGCTACAGGTTGGTTATGGGCAGCAGCCGGTCACCGCTCCTCTTACCGGCTCTTTTGCCCGCGGCTCGCTCACCGCAGTGATTGGCGCAAATGGTGCCGGCAAATCCACCTTACTTAAGACATTGGCCGGATTACAGCCAGCGTTAGGCGGCAAAATAGTCTTTGGCGACAAGAAGATTCCCAGAATGGCTTATTTACCGCAGCAAGCCGAATTGGATCGCCAATTCCCTATTATCGTGTTCGATGTAGTAGCAATGGGATGCTGGCCACAAAGTGGGATGTTTGGTGGCCTGAATCGACAATCGGTACAACGCATCAAGCAGGCTTTGGACACCGTCGGCATGCTGGATATGGCCAGATGTCCGGTTGGGGTGTTATCCGGCGGGCAGTTGCAGCGGGTACTTTTCGCCCGGTTGTTGGTACAGCAGGCTCCTTTATTACTGCTCGATGAGCCTTTTACCGGCATTGATAATCAGACTCTCTGCTTGCTATTAAACGTTATCCAGCAGCTCCATCAGGAAGGGCGAACCATTATTGCCGTTTTGCATGATATGTCGATGGTAGCGCAGCATTTTCCACGAGTATTACAGCTCACCGCTGAATATTGTCGCTGGGATGAATCTAAACGCTTGTTTGCCGAGTGCGCTGAAGCAGGCCGAAACCTTTCCAATCAAAATAATCTGTCTGTGGAAGCCCAGCCATGAATTTGTTTCATCTATTAGCCGACCCTTTTGTCGATTTCGGTTTTATGCGACGAGCGTTGGTGGCTTGTCTGGCTTTGTCTTTGAGCGCCGCGCCGCTTGGCGTTTTTCTATTGCTACGACGAATGAGTCTGGTGGGGGATGCGCTTTCCCACGCGGTATTACCCGGTGCGGCTATTGGCTACCTGATTTCTGGCGTATCGCTGGTTGCGATGGGCATCGGTGGATTTATCGCTGGACTGGCGGTGGCCATGCTATCAGGGCTAGTCAGCCGTAAAACACCGTTAAAAGAGGACGCCAGTTTCGCCGGTTTTTATTTGGGTTCTCTAGCACTTGGCGTCACTTTGGTTTCATTACGCGGCTCCAGCATGGATTTATTGCATGTGTTATTCGGTTCGATTCTGGCTATTGATTCCGCCGCGATGACCATGGTGGGCGCTATCGCGACCCTTTCGCTGTTAGTACTGGCGTTGATTTATCGAGCCCTGGTGATTGAATCATTCGACCCTGTCTTTCTGCGCGTCAGTATGGGGCGTTGGCTGATGGTGGTGCATGGCATTTTTCTTGCTTTGGTCGTGGTCAATCTGGTCGCCGGTTTCCAGATTTTAGGCACCTTGATGTCGGTAGGGTTGATGATGTTACCTGCGGCCAGTGCGCGTTTTTGGGCCAAGGATTTACCTCATACTTTAGCTTTTTCGGTGCTGATCGGCATGATTTCCAGCGTTGTAGGCTTGATTTGGTCTTACTACGCTTCACTGCCCGCCGGGCCGGCTATTGTGCTTAGCGCCAGTATTATTTTCTTTATTTCGATTTTGTTTGGCTCGCGCGGCGGCATTTGGGCCGTGGCGCGGGATTAGAAGTGTGTGCTTTAAAGGAGAATTAAATGAAGCGTTTACCTATCGCGTTGGCGGTCGCTGCCCTGCTGTCCAGCCCGCTGGCTATGGCCAAAACTATCGAAGCCGTCGCCAGTTTTTCTATTCTAGGAGATATTGTGCAGCAAATCGGTGGTGAGCATGTGAAAGTCACCACGCTAGTGGGGCCGGACGGCGATCCGCACAGTTTTTCCCCCTCGCCTAAAGATAGCAAACAGATTTCTCAGGCTGACGTGGTATTTGTCAGCGGGCTGGGTCTGGAAGGTTGGTTGAATCGTCTTATTGCGGCCTCTGGCTATAAAGGGCCGGTGGTGACGCTTTCAGAGGGTATTCATTCACGGAAAATGGAGGAGGAGGGGAAAAAAGTGACCGACCCTCACGCCTGGAACAGTATGCAAAATGGTATTCAATATGCCACGCATGTGATGAATGCTTTAATCGTTGCCGATCCTGAGGACGCGGATTATTACCGTAAACATGGTGCAGAATATATCCAGAAATTGGAAAAACTGGATGCCTATGCTAAAGCCCAGTTTGCCAGTATTCCCGTTGAAAAACGCAAAGTACTGACCAGCCATGATGCTTTTGGTTATTTTGGACAGGAATATGGCGTCACCTTTTTGGCACCCGTTGGTTTTTCCACTGAAGCCGAGGCCAGCGCCAGCGACGTGGCCAATTTGATTAAGCAAATCAAACAGGAAAAGGTAAAAACCTATTTTATTGAGAATCAAACCGATCCGCGTTTAGTGAAGCAGATTGCTGCAGCCAGCGGGGCGGAGGCCGGAGGCGAATTGTTTCCTGAAGCGCTATCTCAGAAAACTGGCCCGGCAGCTACCTATGCGGAAGCGTTCAAACATAATGTCGATACTATCGTCGCCAGTATGAAATAACTATTTTCCCCTGTCTGCAACGGGCAGGGGGGCGACAACACTTCTAAAAGCACGGCATAGTGAGTTTTACGGTAAAGAAAAAGCCCCGTTGGGCAGCAACGAGGCTTTTTATCTACAGGCAACAAGCAAAATACAAGTTGGTAAATCGGACTTAACGTTTCTTTTTAGTTCCTCCCTGAACCGCTTTGAAGCGCGGATTGCTTTTACAAATAACAAAGACTCGTCCGTGGCGACGGACAATCTTGCAGTCTGGATGACGGTTTTTTGCTGAACGTAATGAACTAAGCACTTGCATGATGCATTCCCAGATCAGTTATTTTTTTTGAAAAAATGGCCAAAACGCTGCTGGAAGCGCGCGGTGCTACCTTCTTTGGAGAATTCTTTTTGTTTCCCTGTGTAATAAGGATGGGAAGCGGAAGAGATATCCAAAGTGACGTAAGGATAGGTTTGGCCTTCGAATTCGATCGTGCGTTCGGTGGCTATGGTCGAACCTACGGTGAAGTAAACGTTGGCGCTGGTGTCGTGAAAGACTACGGTGCGATAGGTAGGGTGAATACCGGCTCTCATAATAACCTTCTATGTAATGTTATAATATAACAATAATTATGCGCCGAGAAATAAGCGGTTTCAAGCCAAAAATGCAAACAATGGAAAAATGATGATGGATGAGGCGATCGTCAGACCTGTGCTTAAGAAGGGGATCGATGAAAATTTAGTGAAATGCCAGGCAAGAAAAAGGCCGCTTGCGCGGCCTTTTACAGAGTGTTATCGCAGGTTAAGCATTACTTAACCTGATGATCAACCGAATGACTATGTTCAATATCCTCATTCTTCTTGCTGAAACGGCGGCGAACCACCACGAAGAACACTGGAACAAAGAAGATCGCCAGTACGGTTGCGGTTACCATCCCGCCCATTACGCCAGTACCTACCGCGTTCTGAGCGCCTGAACCTGCACCACTGCTGATAACCAGCGGCATTACCCCGAGGATAAAGGCCAGTGAGGTCATCAGAATCGGACGCAGACGCATACGAACCGCTTCCAACGTAGATTCGATCAGCCCTTTACCTTCTTTCTCCATTAAGTCCTTGGCGAACTCAACGATCAAGATGGCGTTTTTGGCCGACAAGCCTATGGTTGTCAACAGGCCCACCTGGAAGTAAACGTCGTTGTTTAATCCACGCAGAGAAGCGGCGAGTAACGCCCCGACTACGCCCAGCGGAACCACCAGCATAACGGAGAACGGAATTGACCAGCTCTCGTATAGTGCGGCCAGACACAGGAATACCACAATCAGTGAGATGGCATACAGCGCCGGAGCCTGGTTACCAGACAGACGTTCCTGATAGGACATACCGGTCCAGTCATAGCCGATACCGCTTGGCAATTTAGACGCCAGTTGCTCCATCAGATCCATCGCTTCACCGGTACTTTTACCCGGTGCAGCCTGACCCAAAATTTCCATTGATGGCAAACCGTTATAACGTTCCAGACGCGGTGAACCATACTCCCACTTCGCAGTAGAGAAGGTGGCAAACGACACCATTTCACCCGCGTTGTTGCGGACATACCACTTATCGATATCGCTCGGTAACATACGGAACGGCGCATCTGCCTGTACGTAAACTTTCTTCACACGACCGCGGTCGATAAAGTCGTTCACGTAGCTCCCCCCCATGGCGGAACCGAGTGTGGTATTGATGTCGGAAATAGCCACGCCGAGGGCCTGTGCTTTTTCCTGATCAACTTCCACTTTGAACTGAGGTGTATCTTCTAAACCATTTGGACGCATGCCTACCAGCATGTCTGAATGCTGAGCCGCCATACCTAACAGCTGGTTACGTGCCGCAGTCAGTTTTTCATGCCCCAGGTTACCCTGGTCAATCAGTTGGAAGTCAAAGCCGGTCGCAGTACCTAACTCGACAATCGCCGGTAGGTTAAAGGCGAATACCAAACCGTCTTTGATTTGCGAGAAGGCGTGAGATGCGCGGCCAACGATAGCCGGTACCTTATTCTCCTCGCCCTGACGTTCGTCCCAGTTTTTCAGGCTGACGAACGCCAAACCGGTATTTTGCCCCTGTCCGCTGAAACCGAAGCCGTTAACGGTAAAGACCGAGTTAACTACGTCTTTTTCTTTGTCCAGATAGTAATCCGTCACGTGGTCTAGCACTTTCTGGGTACGCTCTTGCGTAGCACCTGCCGGTAGCTGAACCATGGTCAGGAATACGCCCTGATCTTCTTCCGGTAGGAATGATGTTGGCAGGCGCAGGAACAACACGCCCATACCGATAACAATCGCCAGATAGATCACCAGATAACGGCCGGTACTGCGCAGGATATTAGCTACGCTGTCGGTGTAATGGTGGGTGCTCTTTTCGAACATCCGGTTAAACCAACCGAAGAAACCGGTTTTCGGGCCGTGTGAACCTTTAGGAATAGGTTTCAACATAGTGGCGCACAGTGCCGGTGTCAGAATCAACGCCACCAGAACCGACAGCACCATGGCAGAAACGATGGTAATAGAGAACTGACGGTAAATCGCACCGGTAGAACCACCGAAGAAGGCCATCGGGATGAATACCGCAGAAAGCACCATCGCGATCCCCACCAATGCGCCCTGGATCTGCTCCATGGATTTCTTGGTGGCTTCTTTCGGCGGTAGCCCTTCCTCTTGCATCACACGTTCGACGTTCTCTACTACAACGATGGCGTCATCCACCAATAGCCCTATCGCCAACACCATCCCGAACATCGTTAGCGTGTTTATCGAATAGCCAAAGGCGGAAAGAATGGCGAACGTCCCCAACAGCACCACAGGTACGGCGATGGTTGGGATCAGGGTAGCCCGGAAGTTCTGTAGGAACAGATACATAACCAGGAATACCAGAATGATCGCTTCGACCAGCGTTTTCACCACTTCGTTGATGGAAATCTTAACGAATGGCGTGGTGTCGTACGGGTAAACTACTTTTAGACCGGCTGGGAAGAACGGTTGCAGCTTGGCCAGTTCGGCTTTTACTGCCGCCGAAGTGTTCAGGGCGTTAGCCCCGGTAGCCAGTTTGATACCGATACCTGCCGCAGGTTTACCGTTGAAACGAGCGATAACGCTGTAGCTTTCCGCTCCCAATTTGACGATTGCGACGTCTTTCAGGCGAACCTGAGAGCCGTCGGTGTTCACTTTCAGCAAGATCTGGCTGAATTCTTCCGCAGAGGTCAAACGGGTTTGCGCAATAATAGACGAGTTAAGCTGCTGGCCCGGCACTGGCGGTGTACCACCAAGCTGGCCTGCTGCCACCTGATTATTCTGCACTTTAATCGCATTGATAACGTCAACCGGCGTCAGCTTGTAGTTGTTCAGCTTGTGTGGATCCATCCAAATACGCATCGCATATTGGGAACCGAACAGCTGAACGTCACCCACGCCGGAGGTACGGCTGATAGGATCTTTAATGTTCGAACCTACGTAGTCGGCGATATCTTCCTGCTGCATGGTGCCATCTTCGGAAATAAAGCCGGCAACCATTAAGAAGCTGCTGCTGGATTTCTCGACGCTAACGCCTTGCTGTTGTACTTCTTGCGGTAACAGCGGCATGGCCAGTTGCAGTTTGTTCTGCACCTGAACCTGCGCGATATCCGGATCGGTACCTTCGTTAAAGGTCAGAGTGATCTGTACGCTACCGGACGAGTCGCTGCTGGAAGACATATACAGCAAGCCATCGATGCCGTTCATGTTCTGTTCGATAACCTGAGTTACCGTATTCTGAACTGTGGTCGCATCGGCGCCTGGATAGTTGGCAGAGATCGAAATTGCCGGTGGCGCAATGGTCGGATATTGCGCTACGGGCAGTTTCATTATCGCAAGTGCGCCCGCCAACATAATGATAATGGCGATAACCCATGCGAATATGGGGCGATCTATAAAGTACTTAGCCATGAATTACCGGCTCCTTTTAAGACTTCTTCGCTTGTTCAGCCGGTGCTGCTGCCGGTGCGGCGTCAGAGACTTCCTGCGCCTTCACCTGCACGCCCGGTTTGATTTTCTGTAAGCCGGTTACAATCACGCGATCGCCCGGTTTCAAGCCGTCGGTAATCAGCCATTTATCGCCGATTGCCTGAGCCGCAGTTACCGTGCGCAGTTCTACTTTGTCACCTTCGCCCACGACCATCGCGGTGGCTTCACCACGCGGGTTACGGGTAATACCCTGCTGAGGAACCAGCAGCGCATCTGCTCTCACACCTTCATCAAGACGGGCGCGGACGAACATTCCCGGTAACAATGACTCGTTCGGGTTAGGGAAGATGGCACGAATCGTAATGGAACCTGTGGTTTCATCCACGGTTACGCCGGAGAATTCCAGCGTCCCGGTTTCAGAATATTCAGTGCCGTTTTCCAATAACAGGCGCACTTTCGCTTTGCCGTTTTCCTGTTTCATGACGCCGCTGGCCAGTTCTTTCTTCAGGCGCAGGAATTCATCACTGGACTGCGTCACGTCCACATACATTGGATCGAGCTGCTGAACGGTGGTTAATGCGGTGGCCTGAGCGCTGCTAACCAGAGCGCCTTCGGTTACCGAAGATTTACCGGTACGACCTGAAATTGGCGAAGTTACCTTGGTGTAAGCCAGATTAATACGTGCGCTTTCCAGCGCAGCTTTTGCGCTTTGTACTGCCGCATTGGCCTGCATCAGGTTAGAGGTCGCGGTATCGTAATCTTGTTTACTGATGTAGTTGGTGCCTAACAGAGGTTTGTAACGGTTAACGGTCAAACGCGCAATTTCCGCGCTGGCCTGTGCTTTGGCTAAATCGCCTTTGGCGCTGTCATAAGCGGCCTGATAGGTCGCCGGGTCAATTTGATATAGCGATGTTCCGGCGGTAACGTCACTGCCTTCAACATAATTACGTTTAAGAATAATGCCACTAACTTGAGGACGAACCTCAGCAATACGGAAAGCAGACGTCCGCCCCGGAAGCTCAGTAGTAATATTGAGAGGTTGAGCTTTCAATGTCACGATACCAACTTCAGGGGCTTGTTGTGCCTGGGCGCCTTGCGCTGCATCTTTATCATTACATCCTATAAGTACTAAGCTGCCTGAAAGTACCAGAATTGCAGCCAGAGGCATTACCCCTCTGTTTTTGCTCATAGATAAACCTCAAGTGTCCGATTTTTAATTAACCAATGGATCACAAGCTCTAAAACCCATTGCTGCGAAAATGATATGTGCGTGCTATGGTACATACATTCGCAAATGTATGTAAATCACAGCCCCCCGAAAAAACAACGCCATGGCACGAAAAACCAAACAGCAGGCCCTTGAGACCCGGCAACAAATTCTTGATGCCGCCGTGAGAGAATTTTCTGAACATGGTGTTTCAGGAACCTCACTCGCGGATATTGCTGACGCTGCGGGTGTTACCCGTGGTGCTATTTATTGGCATTTCAAAAACAAGGTCGATCTGTTTAATGAAGTCTGGTCGTTATCGGAATTTGACATCGATGAACTCGAACTAGAGTATCAGGCAAAATATCCCGATAATCCACTGCGTATCCTACGAGAAATCCTGATTTATATTCTGGTCGCTACGAAAGAAGACTGCCGACGTCGTGCTTTGATGGAAATTGTGTTCCACAAATGCGAATTTGTCGGGGAGATGACCTCAGTCCATGACGCAAGAAAAGTCCTCTATCTGGCAAGTTATGAGCGAATTGAAGCCGTTTTGCAAGACTGTATCGCAGCAAAACAGCTACCTGCCGATTTGAATACCCGCTGTGCGGCGATCATTATGCGCGCCTATATTACCGGCCTGATGGAAAATTGGTTATTTACCCCAGAATGTTTTGATATCCAACAGGATGCAGCGGTATTAATTGATACCTATCTGGAAATGATTTCACGGTGCCAAACCCTGCGAGGGGAAGGCGCTTCAGCGAAATAAGATTAACGTGA carries:
- the acrR gene encoding multidrug efflux transporter transcriptional repressor AcrR; translation: MARKTKQQALETRQQILDAAVREFSEHGVSGTSLADIADAAGVTRGAIYWHFKNKVDLFNEVWSLSEFDIDELELEYQAKYPDNPLRILREILIYILVATKEDCRRRALMEIVFHKCEFVGEMTSVHDARKVLYLASYERIEAVLQDCIAAKQLPADLNTRCAAIIMRAYITGLMENWLFTPECFDIQQDAAVLIDTYLEMISRCQTLRGEGASAK